aaattacttttcaaattcaacaattaatttgttgttcttttttccttgtttttttctttcataaaagagaatattttttaagttaattatgCTCGTTATATAGTGACACTACAATGAATAAAGAATAGCATTtgcataattttaaaaatattacgtACACGTTTGTATACTTTATTTATAGTCACTTTCTAagatattaatttaaaatgtttttttctaaaatattgattaaattaaaaGTGTTTAGGTAAAAGACAAATTGAATTAGGTGCCGAGTCACGCACGGGGCTCAACcattatgtaaaaaatattaaatcatagtcatcttattttattaattatatttgggGTTCAAAAGTAAGATTGTTTGGATTcaactaaatttaattattttattcaacaatttgtatattttaaagaaatttatcaaatgtaaataaattatttaagttAGAATCAATtaatttgccaaaaaaaaatcgAATCCATAAACTTTAGATTCTAAttctatctttatttaaaaaaagtcttgttttttattaatatagttAATCATTCAACTTTCACATATCGTCAAGGATGATGATGGCTAACAAGAAAATATATCTGGTGTATGTGTTTGAATAAATTGCAAAATAGTcttcatattaaataaaaaattagtgcattcCATAATTACTATATTTTGGGAAATGTAAAATATGAAGCTCAATTTATATAACTTGCAAGGACCGCAATTCACATGGTTTAAgcatttttttcccttttaatgaAATTATAAAATTAGATAGAAAAACTTTTTTATCCACGTTCaatatttatactaaattaattatcttGGTTAGTGATAAAAAATCAAGGTGAAAATgtgtattaatataattatttaactaTTATTATGTGGTATTAGACACTTTCTATGCTTATTATTGggtttatataaatttttatatacaaaatatttttaatctacTATGACTCTATGAGTATACACGGGCAAAACAAGAGTCCGGAGcctaaagggtaaaaaaaattgtcaaaaattccaaaagggtacatcactttttattctagccaaaagggcaaaatcgctgcATCAGCAGCGATTTTCCTCTGACAAAAGGACGAAATAGCAGAGATTTcgtgtaaaaaaaatttaaattttttttttattaaatatcgcTGCCACANGTCAGAGGAAAATCGCTGCTGATgcagcgattttgcccttttggctagaataaaaagtgatgtacccttttggaatttttgacaattttttttaccctttaggCTCCGGACTCGGCAAAACAACGGTACCAATATTGCGATAATCTTATTAAAAAAACTTCTTAATTTAGTGAGTTATGTTATttgatcttttttcttaaaaaaaaaaacaaaatagttGTAatgaaagttatttttatatgcTAAAAAAATGAGTTTCTCCTATGAGCATTATCTGAATGCTTAGCCAAACACAATTGATGTTTTAATGCTCGtaaaagtaattttcaaattgaCTCACCACGCATAAACTGATactctttaaaaatatcttttttgtaGAATATTTCAGACTAAAAAAACTTTtctaaatataagtcataaaCTCATAATTGAATTTGTCCATATGTATAAAAGTAGAAacatattgttatatatatatatatatttgtccatttatatgaaaacaaataaataatgtaatgtAACATGATTATGGAAATTTAACTACTCAGACGTGTTTTAGGTTGAAAAAATTGCAAGCTGGATCCAGTTTTTGAGTGTTAACATCACAACCCATAAATATtgcaaacattttttaaaaagaaaatggcaATAAAATAAGGTCAAAATATAGTCATTGATTTTGCTTCAATGAATCTTCGTAACTAATTATAATTTGACGACTTGTAGTAGTTGGTACTCTTGATAGTTGTGTTATtagtaattttttatcaaaatatcgTGTTATGATTTTTGAACAATAAATTATCTTTAAAATGGTAATTTTCGTGCCAAACATATTATACTAGGTGCTttagataattttaaaaacttatgGGATAAATCAtgtctcattttttaaaagtgaaacATATTATCAAAAACTATGACCAATCACATGCTAATCTTTAATCCAAACTtcaccaaaatttaatttttcaaaaatatttaaaattttatgatcaAACACTAGCGTAATTACTCACAATTTACTTGTCAAGGTTGATTCCTTTAAATACGACTTTTAGCTTTTGAGTATATACAAACAATATTACATCCATGTTTTTTTTACAACTATTAAGTGCTATCTCCTGTATTTAGGTTAGCAAAAAACataaacagaaaaaagatgaaacagacagaaaaatagaatttgagtccacagaacccactgtgtttccttaagaaatttaatcccctcaagtacccgaggttacagattaattcctcccaagataaaacggattagctattagagaagtagcggtacctcaaacttcactaatttcagcgaacgcaagaacaacAACGAGAGTACACATAGACTCTGTCGAtcgataatttatttttgtaagaaaatgtatgcagagatGAAAATTTTTCAGTGAATGAAAAACgaaaaagacctcttatttatagtcATTTGCAGCAAGGAACACGTCTGTTCGGACAATGGTGTCTTTCTAGAACGTTGTGTCtttttgggaaaagtaacgccTTTCGGAAGGAACAAGTCCCTTCAGAACGTTTTTACCGTTACACGCGAATTTCAAATAAATCCTATTACGcgaaattaattatgttaattaactaacattctgaattaatttataagagaaaagaaatcaattaatgagattgattaaataaattttatccaaaaatattatcaatcagtcacatcatttgccaaattCAAATCCAAAGCCAAAGCTAAAGCCGAAgtcgagcgagcgacgacgacggcgcgagggcaCCTTCTTTCTTAAACCTTCAAAAACTAGTAcattaatacaaataataatcTTCGGTATAAAGAATTTGGGGGAAAATAtggactaaaaataatttttggtcAATAGTCAAGCATGATTATTTAATTCTCTTTGTTACTATATTTCTAGCTATTTTCCCAatcaagattttattttttaattatcattttgataATTGAAGTTGTGAACAAAGAAGGAGAAGAGCAATACTAAATTATGAGCACTTGATGAAATTTATCTTCACGTTAttatgatacaaaaaaaaaaaggagatgcaaataatttttttcccaCATTTTAAATTGATGTGATCAAATTCGTAGTGCAagaactaaactaattaacttcgaatgtaaattcaaatataatataagCCAAAATAATCGATAATTTAAAGTCATTGAAATAACACTTACATAAATAATGACAAAAgagtattatttaattcttcGAATGGTAACTTTATGTCAGCCTTTATTTTTTTGAcgacttttaaattttattttttcatgtgttaaaataataaagaatatcCTAGTACATTTACTTTTCATTCATATTAGTCTTAATGACTAGTAGTTTAAAGCTTTAAGAAAGCGGTGGAGTTTCCACTCTTGCTTCCTTCATCTCAAGTAAGGTTCAATTTACCTTTTCGATTCAAAATTCTTAGTCGAATTGATGACGAGATCGATTTTTGTTATAGGTTCAAGAGGAAGGAGAGGAACAACCATCCAACGATGCTTTTGCGAAAGTATGGTCACCAATGGCTAATACCTTTTCGAGACTATAGAGCTTGAAATTCACTTTCCATCACTCTTTTTAGATAGACATAACATAGAAAGAGAATGACAAGAAAGAACACATATTTATCGCTTTTGAAAAGTTTGGAGGATTAATTGAAGTCCGAGATCAATCCAAGACTAACAATTAAGCAACTAGGTGCTGCATGCTTTAACGTCCATCTATCTCATCACGTTCCCCAACGCTTATAAATGTATATCTTTAGTTTATAACTACAAGATTCtaaactctttttatttttttaaatttcatgtcaaataaaaaatatattaataaaataatacgaAGGATGTGTTCAATATAAGAGAAaaacaaatttttcaaaaataagaaaaagcgACTTCCTTAATGAAAGTCTTGgtttaaaactcaaatatatacaaatactttACCtgtcaaacacaaaaaaataataacaaaccACTTGTTtacgaaaaatatttttcttcgtaTCTAACATATTGGAAGGGAGTATAATTTTTGCTTATCCATTTCTAGAAGAATCTAGTCATAGGACACCCACATATATATACCTTGAATTCAGAttcattgaaaaaaattgatcaaaatggCGGGAAAATGTCCTTACAGCCCTTTTTGCCTCGAATAAAACCCTAGCCCATTTTTTACAGAGTAATTTCCTTATGGATAATGGCAGTAAGCTTCATCGATTCAGCTGATCGTTGCGTGTAGATacctttcttctttctccaaTTTAGGGTTTCATGTTCCCAGGTTTTCCTATTTTGCAGCTGCTTTTAGGGTTTAATTTGGTTTGATAGCTCATTTCTGGGTTGAAAATGGCTGATGCATTTGAAGAGGATGGTGAGAATACTGTTTCAATTGGAGAGTTTCTCCAAGATCTCGAAGAGCAGGAGCTGGTAATTCACTTtgctaattttgatttttttactgTATTCTCAATTCAATCTGACTTGTTACGTTGCATTTCTATGTCTGTGTTTGTGGCTGTATGTTAGTAGAATTGAGGATGAATAGTAAATGGAATCATATGCAACTTCCGTTGGTTGTTAGAATTTGAAGTCACAAAGACATTTATTCAATTATGAAATCCTGCAAAGAGCTTGGTAAAGTTGCTTCCATGTGACTATGACGTTACAGGTTTGAGCTGTGGAAATAGTTTCTTACAGAAATGCAGAGTAAGGGTGCTTACAACAGCGGGAGCTTAGTGCATTGGTCTGCCCTTTATTTTCATAGAGAAATGTTATAGACAAGTGTGAGAGTAAGAGAATACCTAATTACCtcaatatacaaataattaagTGATAGAATGAAATGCACTCGAGCCCCCTGGGTTTTGTTATGTGGTAAGAGCTTAGCTTGTGATGTGTGGTTACGTGCATATTTCAGGTTCAACTTCTGTTGCAGTCAAAGAATTGGTATATAAGtgaagaagggtagaggggaATGTTAATTATCCGCTGAGTTTCGAACAGTGAGTCATTGGCACTCAGATATTTCACTGttaaaagaagaatgaaatATATCTGAATAGAGCagaatatatatagataatttatGTAGTAAAAGCGAACTAATTTGGAAATGATACTTAATCGGCTGATTTTTTGATTGATAGTAATGCCCATCATCAGATGATATTCTTCAATGTTAAGTCTTTTATAGTTTGATGTCTTCTATGTTAAACACTTTCTTATGTTAGGCAAATAGCTTCTTTTGCATTGGCAACAGTGTTGATAATGATATATTGTGCACTTTATGATGGTCATGTTCTTTCTTACTTTTTGACTCCTTAGATCCATATTCCATATTAACCATAGAATGTTAAGGCTTGAAGATGCGAATTGGGTTATTTTTTTTCAGCTCCATAAATAGATGTTTAAGATAGGTACTACCGTACTGGggtaaatataaattttaatatgttaaTTTTATCTTTAGCTAGGCATTACTGGTCTCAAGCTTGGTTTAAGTACGAGGTTTTTGGTAAGTGTATGTCCAGTGTTGTGATTAATATTctaaatattgaaaacaaagTAGAATGATACTGATAGTTCATATAGCTGGTGATTACTAGATTGAGTTTGAGGTGTAGATGTCTAGATGATGATGAATGTATAGGCAGGGGTCTTAGCTAATTATTCTATGCTTATGTCTGTGTAAGAGAGGTGAGAAAGCCGATCTACATTCAAAGAGGTCTTTCTAGTTTCTTCAGACATGAACTTTCAGAGTTGCCTCACTAGACCTACTGAAAACTGGATAATAAGTTTGAGAAGATAAACATGGCATTTGGAGTTATGCTACATAGTGGCTAGTCACCGTCAAATTTGAATTGGATCTTTGAAACGATTGAAGAAGTTTGAATTAATATCCACATTTTTGTGTACGGGATGTTGAAATTAGTTTTGAATTGCATATTAATTTTCATtgtaccccccccccccccccccccccaccaccACCACACACACCCAAATTGTGTCTTTACTCAAAGAGGCGTGTGCTTTAAGTTTTCATTTTGACCAGTGAGTTGATTATGATGTTTTCAATTTGATCGTTTATTTTACTGTAGTatatgctttaatttttttttttctaattgggataaatcatttcattaggaAGCAGATCTGGTCTTAGGTGGTGATGAAGGCAAGGAGTGCACCTATAGTAAAGGTTATATGAAGAGACAGgctattttttcttgtttgacaTGCACACCAAATGGGAATGCTGGAGTATGCACAGCTTGTAGCCTTTCTTGCCATGATGGTCATGAGGTATTCATTGATCTAAGGACTTGCCTTTTTCCTTcatataattaatgattaagTTAATGATCTCAGGCTACTGATGGTAACATATTTCTGCTTATATACATAAAACCCAGGACTTCCTGGGGAAATGAATACCCATGTCACCATTCTGTCTTTTGAAATGTAAAGAATAAAGATTTCTTGTCGAATGTCAGCAGTTTATGATTTCTGCATGTATATATGGGTGGTTGCCAGTGTACTCCAGTGGATGTTCTATACTCTAATGTTCTATTTGATTAATCCAACTTGCTGCTTGGTTTTTCATCACTCTAGCATAAGTAGATTGGTAAACTAAAACTGAAAtgtttttgaagttaaacttaggtTTTCATTTTCAAAGATGAACTGCATGGCAATGCTGTTATTTTTGCATGTCTGGGTTCCCACAATTGGTATTTTTGTGAAACCATGACTCTAATGTGTTTAAGaatgttatcaaaaaaaaaaatgtgtttaagAATGTTATCTAGTACAGTAGCATGACTTTTTCAAAATGAGTACTATGGTGCTCTttcatgtttttcttctttgtggttataatttaaatatcttACTTCTTACATTGAGATATATTGAtcttgtttctttttaaaattttggatgcTGGTTGAACAAGATTTTGGAACTTTGGACGAAGAGAAACTTCAGGTGTGACTGTGGAAATTCAAAGTTCGGGGAGTTCTTCTGCAAGCTTGATGCTAGCAAAGATGTTGAAAACATGAAGAATTCATATAATCACAATTTCAAAGGTTCATACTGCACATGTGGCCGGCCATATCCTGATCCTGATGTTGAAGACCAATTGGAGAATCTCCAATGCTGCATCTGTGAGGACTGGTTTCATGAGGAGCATCTTGGTCTTGAGTCCTCTGATATGGTTGGTAACTCTTGTTTCTTCTTGCTTAATTCTGCTGATCATCTTCAATTCCCTTACATTTTGTGTGAGATAACTTGATGATTTATGAAGTTTCAAGGAGTTAGTTTGAGATATCAGGGATCGTAGCTTCTGAAAATTGTTGTGTTCATTCATATTGTTCCTTGATTCTTGTCCATCATGAAGGATATATACCCCTTCAGTCACGAGATCACATATTTCCCTGTAATGAATGCATTACTTGTTCCCTGATCTGTGAGTTGGTTGTAATTACCTCTTATGACTCATTAGTTAAAAAAGCTAACCCTAGTCTTTTTACAGGTTCCAAGGGATGACAAAGGGGAGCCTCAATTTGAAGATTTAATCTGCCAGGGGTGTGCAACTGTATGTTCTTTTTTAAAGCTATATCCTGATTCTATCTTTGCACCAGTCCAGCAGCAGACTACTACAAATGCCTCAAAGGACAAGGAGGTGGTTGAAGATGCACCCTTGACTGTGGGATCTTCTAAGGAGCTTAGCAATGGAAGTTCCTCAGTTGAGACTCCTGTAACCGATAATAGTCCTAAAGAAGACTGCAACGGAAAGGCTGTTCTTGGAGAAAATGCTGCAACAAACACACTCCTTAATCAGTGTAACACAGTTGCTGGTCCTAGTACCAAATGTGTTGTTGGACTGAATTTGTTAGAAGCTCCAATTAGCCTTGAGAAAAGCAAGTCAATGTTCCTTTCCAAAGACTGGAGAGAAGTCCTCTGTAGGTGTCCAAATTGCATAGAATTCTACAAACAGAAAGGTCTTGTCTTCTTACTTGATAAAGAGGATACCATTGCTGAATATGAGAAAATGGCAAAGCAGAAGAGAGCTCAACATGAGCAAGACCAGAGCGCTGAGTTGCTTAATAATCTGGGCCATGTCGAGAAAATGGAGGTTCTGACTGGTATCGCTGACCTTAAAGACGAGA
This genomic stretch from Solanum stenotomum isolate F172 chromosome 10, ASM1918654v1, whole genome shotgun sequence harbors:
- the LOC125841906 gene encoding uncharacterized protein LOC125841906; this encodes MADAFEEDGENTVSIGEFLQDLEEQELEADLVLGGDEGKECTYSKGYMKRQAIFSCLTCTPNGNAGVCTACSLSCHDGHEILELWTKRNFRCDCGNSKFGEFFCKLDASKDVENMKNSYNHNFKGSYCTCGRPYPDPDVEDQLENLQCCICEDWFHEEHLGLESSDMVPRDDKGEPQFEDLICQGCATVCSFLKLYPDSIFAPVQQQTTTNASKDKEVVEDAPLTVGSSKELSNGSSSVETPVTDNSPKEDCNGKAVLGENAATNTLLNQCNTVAGPSTKCVVGLNLLEAPISLEKSKSMFLSKDWREVLCRCPNCIEFYKQKGLVFLLDKEDTIAEYEKMAKQKRAQHEQDQSAELLNNLGHVEKMEVLTGIADLKDEIGTYLASFDPSKAVTSADVHKIFENLAQKRRRMS